One window of the Periophthalmus magnuspinnatus isolate fPerMag1 chromosome 6, fPerMag1.2.pri, whole genome shotgun sequence genome contains the following:
- the LOC117372148 gene encoding acyl-coenzyme A thioesterase 5-like has product MANKQCSVLLSVHPSRALVDEKFKVLVQNASPGAELTVHSHLLSEDKHNWEAFGHYICDSTGSVNLCEDLSLGGTYEGVEPMGLLWSLRPVPGSKPGLRLRKSNVETPLKVTVSVYQGHLTEGFPEHRALAAVLVERWYMAPGVQRIPVTEHNLTATLFLPPGPGPFPAVLDLWGGGGNLVEYRSSLLASHGFAALALDYLTNDLTITTGKMMKNDYFETAYKFLEQHPQIVGSRIAMWGLSLGTAMTLKMAAYSKVMKLRCAVCYSGSHIQPVNGSTEEILNNFLKNQDKTRINEKQEMIWHDLILPIPEDPALKVDMGRVQCPLLLVVGQDDQNWPAFVSAMDIKKMMEKAGNIHLLTLLVYPDTGHLIEPPYSPHTRASTFRSFESRELYTSLWGGQTVGHARAQEDSWRKSLMFLREHLYGRRKKSNL; this is encoded by the exons ATGGCAAATAAACAGTGCAGTGTGCTGCTGTCTGTTCACCCGTCCCGAGCTCTTGTGGATGAGAAGTTTAAAGTGCTGGTCCAAAATGCTTCTCCTGGGGCTGAGCTGACAGTGCACTCCCATCTCCTCAGTGAAGACAAACACAACTGGGAGGCGTTCGGACACTACATCTGTGATAGCACCGGGTCAGTCAACT TGTGTGAGGACCTCAGTCTGGGTGGGACATATGAAGGGGTGGAACCAATGGGATTATTGTGGAGCCTCAGACCGGTGCCAGGAAGCAAACCTGGACTCAG GCTGAGGAAGTCCAATGTGGAGACCCCTCTGAAGGTGACTGTCTCGGTGTACCAGGGCCACCTGACAGAGGGCTTCCCCGAGCACAGAGCTCTGGCTGCTGTGCTGGTGGAGCGCTGGTACATGGCTCCTGGAGTCCAGAGGATCCCAGTTACAGAGCACAACCTCACTGCTACACTCTTCCTCCCTCCAG GACCCGGTCCGTTCCCTGCCGTCCTGGACCTCTGGGGAGGAGGTGGAAATCTAGTGGAGTATAGATCGTCTTTACTGGCCTCACATGGGTTTGCGGCTCTGGCCCTGGATTACCTGACCAATGACCTCACAATCACAACTGGAAAAATGATGAAGAATGACTACTTTGAG ACTGCCTATAAGTTTCTGGAGCAGCATCCTCAGATTGTGGGCAGCAGGATTGCCATGTGGGGCCTGTCTTTAGGTACAGCTATGACTTTAAAAATGGCCGCATACTCCAAGGTCATGAAG CTTAGATGTGCAGTGTGTTACAGCGGAAGTCACATTCAGCCAGTCAACGGCAGCACTGAAGAGATTCTGAACAATTTTTTAAA AAATCAAGACAAAACCCGCATCAATGAGAAGCAGGAAATGATATGGCATGACTTGATCCTGCCAATCCCCGAAGACCCTGCACTCAAAGTGGAT ATGGGACGTGTACAGTGCCCCCTGTTGTTAGTGGTGGGTCAGGATGATCAGAACTGGCCCGCTTTTGTATCTGCTATGGAT ATAAAGAAGATGATGGAGAAAGCTGGAAACATTCACCTGCTCACTCTGCTCGTGTATCCCGACACTGGGCATCTGATCGAGCCTCCGTACTCTCCACACACACGGGCCAGCACTTTCCGATCGTTTGAAAGCAGAGAATTGT ACACATCACTGTGGGGCGGGCAGACTGTGGGCCACGCTCGCGCTCAGGAGGACTCGTGGAGGAAGTCTCTTATGTTTCTGAGAGAACATCTGTATGGCaggagaaaaaaatctaatctgtga